A stretch of the Aegilops tauschii subsp. strangulata cultivar AL8/78 chromosome 4, Aet v6.0, whole genome shotgun sequence genome encodes the following:
- the LOC141021836 gene encoding uncharacterized protein, whose amino-acid sequence MSDHCPLLLSCDVGFQPNRRFRFENRWVKMEGSMEEVQKAWHGTCPGGNPIAVFNRKMKATAKALAKWSAQLCNNIALKTAITSELIMRLDTTMDRRQLSEAEHEFWNALKMQRLGLAAMERSLWRQRSRVLRIKEDDACTRFFRAKASARRRRNYIHIIV is encoded by the coding sequence ATGTCGGATCATTGTCCACTGCTCCTTTCGTGCGATGTCGGCTTCCAACCGAACAGAAGATTCAGATTTGAGAATAGATGGGTCAAGATGGAAGGATCCATGGAGGAGGTGCAGAAGGCATGGCATGGAACTTGCCCTGGTGGAAACCCGATTGCTGTCTTCAACAGGAAGATGAAGGCTACTGCCAAGGCACTAGCAAAATGGAGCGCCCAACTCTGCAACAACATAGCACTCAAAACAGCTATCACAAGTGAACTGATCATGAGACTGGACACGACCATGGATCGGCGCCAACTCTCAGAGGCTGAACATGAATTCTGGAATGCATTGAAGATGCAAAGGTTAGGTTTGGCGGCAATGGAGAGGTCGCTATGGAGGCAGAGATCCAGAGTTTTAAGGATAAAAGAAGATGATGCTTGCACCCGGTTCTTTCGCGCCAAAGCATCCGCAAGGCGCCGAAGAAACTACATCCACATTATTGTTTAG